The DNA region ACTCGGCGTCGATCTGGCGGCGGTACTCAGCGGCCAGTAGCGCGACGTCCTGTAAGAAGTCTTTTCTGGTAACCTTCTTCACTAAATCACCTACGTCAGAACTTGCATTCAAAGGAGTGCCGTAATGGCTTTAAATAGACCTCTGCAGCGCGAACTTCTGTGCCAACTTGCGGAGCACTATCCAGAGCAAGTCGATATTTGTGCTCTTAACTCAACCATAATTAGCTCTGCCCCAGATGAGCTGGACGCAAATCTGACTTACCTCTACGAACATGGGTTAGTGGCTCCTGCGCCGCACTTCGAGTCGCTCTCAAGTACGAATTTTTTTACAGGTCGGTCAGTCCATCCCGTAACAATTACTGCTAAGGGCATGGATTTCCTGGAGGAAGATGGCGGCCTTTCCGCAATTCTCGGTACTGTCACGGTCAAGCTGCACGCAGATACCATCCGCGATATGCTTGAAGCCAAAATCATGTCGTCCACTCTTCCATCCCCTGAGAAAGCGCGCTTTGTCGACACTCTCAAAGCGCTTCCAAGCGAGGCGCTCAAGACTTTCACCAATAAGCTGGTAGAGCTGGCTTGCGAAAATCCGCAGGCAGTTTGGACGACGCTTCAACAGATCGCCAATTAGCCATAGGTTTTAGCCAACTCTTCCCCAAAAGGCTCCAGCACCTCGACGAACGCCTGAGCATGCTTCGGGTACTTCTCTCTGATGAAGCCGGCCAGCTTTTGCACCACCTCCATCGCGGTGGCCAGCTGGCTGGTTTCCGGCAGCACTCGCCGAGAAGCCGCCACGGTCTTGTTGAACGAGTCCGCTAGGCTGGCCAGCATCTGCACCTTCTTCTCGGCCGGAATATCCAAGTTGTCGTTGAGCGCCTCCATCGTCGCCTGGTACTGGGTCAAAAACCCTGCCAAGGCGGCCCGCGCCACGCTCTCGATGCCGTCGCCGGCCAGAATCGCCGCCGCGCGCAGCTTGTCCCAGTCGTCGCCTTCATCCTGCGCTTCACGCTTCCAGCGACTGGCAGTCGACATCGACACCCCACATTGCAGTGCAGCCACCTCCAGCCCGAGCCGGTCGAATATGTACAGGCGGCGGACCTTGTCGCGGGTTTCCGGGGAGTGCGCCATTACAGCAACGCCCGCTTGACCATTTCGACCGCCAGCGCGGTGCCGACTGCAACAATGCCGCCGCTGATCGCACCGACCTTGGCCGCCTGCTGCTCGACATGGCGCAAGCGGCTATCCATGTTGTCCATCCGTTCGTTCAGGCTGGACTGGCTGGCCACGATCATGTCGAGCTTGCCTTCGATACGCCCCAGGGCGCGGGTCAGTTCGGTGTTATCGCCGCTCATCGGGCGTTCCTTTCTTCGTAGTCGTGTTGGCAGGTGACGCAGCGCTTACAACCAGGCGTGCACTGCCGGCGCTTTTCAGGGATTGCCTCGCCACAGTCCATGCAGTGCGAGAGGCCGGCACCGGTGCTCAGCTTGGCCGCCTGCCTAACAAGCGCTTCTTCGCGCTGACGCAGCTCCAGCTCCTGGGCACGGTCGAACATATCGGTCACGGTTTCGCCTCCATGACGGCCGTTGTATGGAGCTGGATGTAGGTGCTTACCTGGGCGTCGAGCTTTTGGCACCACTCGCCGTAGTCGGCGGCATGTTCGAGGAGATCGGCCGGCGGTAGCCCTTCTTCGGTGCCGGTGGTCTGGTGGGCTTGATCAGCATCTCTGGCGTCGGTTGCGGGCAAATCAGTTTCACCGCCGGTCGGGTAGCCGAGGAGTTGCCGGTAAAGCCGCAGGCTGTCAGGGCCAAGGCCAGTAAAACTGGCACCATCCGAGTTAATCGCATTGGGAATCCTCTGCTTGAGTTGGCGTTGCGTGGCTTCAAGTTGCTGTCTGGCTTGCAGCAGCTCCCATGCCACCTTCTGGGCCTGTTCGTTCAACCGCCGATAGGCATCACTGGCGGCAGCTTGTTCAGCCAAGCGCTGCTCGGCAACCTGCTGCATGGCGTGGCTGTGATTGGCGTCAGAGGTAGCGAGTTTTGCCGTATAGATATCTGCCGCACGCCGGTAACCGAATTGCTCTGTGGCGTACAAGCTCGTGCCGATCAGCACGGCAATGACGAGGGGTTTGATCCAGCTAGGCGGTGTCATCATTTGCGGCTCCTTTGGCGGTTGCGCCGCTTGCGACTTGCTCGCTTGGCTGCTGCCGTGCCCGTCTTGCCGGAGCGCGGGGCCGGCCAACAGATCAGCGGTGGAGTGACCGGTCTCTGGGGCGGACGCCGGGAACCGGGCAGTGCCGGATTCGACACAAACAGTCGACACCACCAGCGCCACATGCGTTTGAGGTGATTAAGCATTGCCACCTCCCTTGCCATCGCGCCAGGCGGCGATCAGGCGCAAAGCAGCGGCATAACCGCCGACCAGTCCGAGGTAGATCAACCACGTATCAGCCGTGAGCGTGCCTTTTACGCCCTGGAAAACGAACATGCCGGTTGCCGTAGCACAGGCCACGTTGGCCCACAGCTTGGTGTGGCTCATGCGCCCGGAGTCCGGATTGGAGATCAGATCGGACAGGCGCATTACTGATACCCCTTGGCCAGCTCGAAGTGCGGAAATTCACGGAACTGGGCACGCGGATTGCCGTACCAGTTGAGGCCCAGCGTTTCGCCGATCCGCCCCATGGTTTGCCAGTGCGGGTGGCTAGCGTCCCAGATCGGCTTGCCGCCAATCACCGGAACAACGTCGAACGCGCGCGCGGCCGGCTGGCCCTTGATGGAGAAGTTGTGCGCAGACTGTCCGGCTCGGGCGTTCGTGACACGCGGGCCGGGCTTGGTGCGACCCTGAGCATACAGTTCGTCCTGCTCGGCACCGGAGCGGTAGGTGCAGGTAATGAGCGGCTCTACGCCCGCCGCTGTGCAGCGCGAGAGAAACTCGCGACAGAGCGGCTGCAGGTCGGGGTGGAGATCTTCGATTTGGCGACTGGCCATGACGGCATCCTGTTGAATAGAACACCGTCAGAATAAAAAAGCGCTCCAATTGGAGCGCCGTGAGAAACTTCAGTGTAGCGATACAGGCTTATCCGCCCGTATTAATTATGCTGGTTTGCAAAGCCACCAGGGAACGAACCGCAACCTCATGGCTCGCTCCTACTTGAGTGCGATTGGCCACGTACAAAGCCCCAAACTTTGCAAAGTTTTCCTTGTCCTTTTTCCACTGCTTGCTATCCACTGCACCATAAATCGTAGCGCCTTCCAGTATTTCTAACGGGTTAGCATTTACACTGCTTTTCTTGGCTAGATCCGCAATTCTGAGCGACATATTTGCCGCTTCATCCGGCGTGATGTTGTATTGCTTGGCGGCAAGATCCAGTAGCGATTTTGCGTGAGCCACGGAAGTGTCCTGCTGGCTGATCGGTTTTTCTGCGGCCAAAGCGGCAAACTTGTATGCAAGAGACGGTTCCACTGCTGGTTCGTAGCCAGCCAGCTTAACCTTGAGCGCTTGGTTTTCCGCTTCTAATTTGGCGACTTTATCTTTTTCTCCGCAGCCAACCAACAACAAGGCGACCAATAAAATCGAGAGGTAACGCTTCATGACACTTCCTTGCTTTTTGCAGTGCCAATATCCTAAATCAATTCGACTGGTTTCGTCTCGTTACCCTGATCGGCTTTTAGCGCTGGTTCGGGAGC from Paludibacterium sp. B53371 includes:
- a CDS encoding TraR/DksA family transcriptional regulator — encoded protein: MFDRAQELELRQREEALVRQAAKLSTGAGLSHCMDCGEAIPEKRRQCTPGCKRCVTCQHDYEERNAR
- a CDS encoding M15 family metallopeptidase, giving the protein MASRQIEDLHPDLQPLCREFLSRCTAAGVEPLITCTYRSGAEQDELYAQGRTKPGPRVTNARAGQSAHNFSIKGQPAARAFDVVPVIGGKPIWDASHPHWQTMGRIGETLGLNWYGNPRAQFREFPHFELAKGYQ
- a CDS encoding DUF1804 family protein, whose translation is MAHSPETRDKVRRLYIFDRLGLEVAALQCGVSMSTASRWKREAQDEGDDWDKLRAAAILAGDGIESVARAALAGFLTQYQATMEALNDNLDIPAEKKVQMLASLADSFNKTVAASRRVLPETSQLATAMEVVQKLAGFIREKYPKHAQAFVEVLEPFGEELAKTYG